The Humulus lupulus chromosome 4, drHumLupu1.1, whole genome shotgun sequence genome has a window encoding:
- the LOC133830564 gene encoding uncharacterized protein LOC133830564 codes for MAARTLVSLLVILLGFSHLTCSNAIPLTRNERLMQGIQVHLPPGTNNLARAESIWEAQTIPERVDVELHDYPGSGANNRHTPKPQGKCAEC; via the exons ATGGCTGCAAGAACTCTCGTTTCTCTACTAGTTATTCTTCTTGGTTTTTCTCACCTGACATGCTCTAATGCCATCCCACTTACAA GGAATGAAAGACTGATGCAGGGAATCCAGGTTCATCTTCCTCCAGGAACCAATAATCTG GCAAGAGCTGAGAGTATCTGGGAGGCTCAAACTATTCCTGAAAGAGTGGATGTGGAGCTTCATGACTATCCTGGTTCGGGTGCTAATAATCGCCACACTCCAAAGCCCCAAGGGAAATGTGCCGAGTGTTAG